From Psychrobacillus sp. FSL K6-2836, a single genomic window includes:
- a CDS encoding type III pantothenate kinase, with the protein MILVLDTGNTNIVLGVYENDKLIHHWRMETDRLKTEDEYGMQVKALFSHATISFEQIEGIIISSVVPPIMFSLEAMCKKYFGIKPLVVGPGVKTGLNIKYENPREVGADRIVNAVAAIHEYGSPLIIVDFGTATTYCFINERGEYMGGAIAPGIGISTEALFNRASKLPRIELTTPENVIGKNTVSAMQAGIVYGYVGQVEGIVNRMKKVSKLNPKVIATGGMASLIGDETIIMDVIDPFLTLKGLYLIYQRNNDERGNK; encoded by the coding sequence ATGATACTTGTCTTAGATACAGGAAATACTAATATTGTGTTAGGAGTTTACGAAAACGATAAGCTAATCCATCACTGGCGAATGGAGACAGATCGTTTAAAAACAGAAGATGAATATGGAATGCAGGTTAAAGCGCTGTTTTCTCATGCTACTATCTCTTTTGAGCAAATAGAGGGTATTATTATTTCTTCTGTAGTTCCACCTATTATGTTTTCCTTAGAAGCGATGTGCAAAAAATATTTTGGTATTAAACCGTTAGTAGTAGGTCCTGGAGTAAAAACGGGACTAAATATAAAGTATGAAAATCCACGCGAGGTTGGGGCGGATCGCATAGTTAATGCGGTTGCCGCCATTCATGAATATGGAAGTCCATTAATCATTGTAGATTTCGGAACTGCTACAACCTATTGTTTTATCAATGAACGTGGAGAGTATATGGGTGGGGCGATTGCTCCAGGCATCGGTATCTCAACAGAAGCTCTTTTTAATAGAGCTAGTAAGCTTCCGCGTATAGAGCTGACAACGCCTGAGAATGTCATTGGAAAAAATACGGTTTCTGCAATGCAAGCGGGAATAGTGTACGGCTATGTGGGGCAAGTTGAAGGTATTGTGAATCGTATGAAAAAAGTATCGAAGTTAAATCCAAAAGTAATCGCTACAGGTGGTATGGCTTCCTTAATTGGGGACGAAACAATTATAATGGATGTTATTGATCCATTCTTAACGTTGAAAGGTTTATATTTAATTTATCAACGAAATAATGATGAAAGAGGTAATAAATAA
- the ftsH gene encoding ATP-dependent zinc metalloprotease FtsH, with protein MNRALRYAILYLLIFFVIVGIFATFNTSNTTTKNISYNEFMTSLEKGEITSVKLQPEAGVYYAEGEMKGYKDGEQFLAILPYNSEDLQSRIHTLATSNSVDVEYKETPKTSGWVQFFTGLLPFLIIIILFFFLLSQSQGGGNRVMNFGKSKAKLYDNDKKKVRFNDVAGADEEKAELVEVVDFLKDPRKFVEIGARIPKGILLVGPPGTGKTLLARAVAGESGVPFFSISGSDFVEMFVGVGASRVRDLFENAKKNAPCIIFIDEIDAVGRQRGAGLGGGHDEREQTLNQLLVEMDGFGANEGIIIVAATNRPDVLDPALLRPGRFDRQITVGRPDVKGREAVLQVHARNKPLDESVDLKAIAQRTPGFSGADLENLLNEAALVAARRDKKKVDMRDIDEATDRVIAGPAKSGKVISEKERNIVAFHEAGHVVVGLTLDDAEIVHKVTIVPRGQAGGYAVMLPKEDRYFMTKPELLDKISGLLGGRVAEDIIFGEVSTGAHNDFQRATGIARKMVTEYGMSDKLGPMQFGQAQGGNVFLGRDFNSEQNYSDAIAYEIDQEMQTMIKDQYARTKQILTEKRDLLTLIAKTLLEVETLDAAQIKHLEEHGTLPERSYEELDQQAAIELKKEEVSDAVGAPADPSISDLPKEEDSLRETESPVQEERRD; from the coding sequence TCGAGCATTGCGCTACGCCATATTATACTTATTAATATTTTTTGTGATCGTTGGAATTTTTGCTACGTTCAATACGAGCAATACGACAACTAAAAATATTAGTTATAACGAATTTATGACTTCTTTAGAAAAAGGGGAAATAACAAGTGTTAAATTACAACCTGAAGCGGGTGTCTACTACGCTGAAGGTGAAATGAAAGGCTATAAAGATGGAGAGCAATTTTTAGCAATTCTTCCATACAATAGCGAAGACTTACAATCAAGAATCCATACATTGGCAACATCCAATTCAGTAGACGTGGAATACAAAGAAACACCTAAAACAAGCGGTTGGGTTCAATTTTTCACAGGATTATTGCCGTTCTTAATTATTATCATTTTATTCTTCTTCTTATTAAGCCAATCACAGGGCGGTGGTAACCGCGTGATGAACTTCGGTAAGAGTAAAGCGAAGTTATATGATAATGATAAGAAAAAAGTTAGATTTAATGATGTTGCTGGTGCAGATGAAGAAAAAGCTGAACTAGTGGAAGTAGTAGATTTCTTAAAAGATCCGCGTAAATTCGTGGAAATTGGAGCTCGTATACCTAAAGGGATTCTGTTAGTAGGTCCTCCGGGTACTGGTAAAACATTACTTGCTCGTGCAGTTGCAGGTGAATCTGGCGTGCCGTTCTTCTCTATTAGTGGATCTGACTTCGTTGAAATGTTTGTCGGAGTAGGGGCTTCTCGTGTACGTGATTTGTTTGAAAATGCGAAGAAAAATGCACCATGTATCATCTTTATAGATGAAATTGATGCAGTAGGTCGTCAACGTGGAGCAGGACTAGGTGGAGGTCACGATGAACGTGAGCAAACACTGAACCAACTACTTGTTGAAATGGATGGTTTCGGTGCAAACGAAGGTATTATTATCGTCGCTGCAACAAATAGACCAGACGTATTAGACCCAGCACTTCTTCGTCCAGGTCGTTTTGACCGTCAAATTACTGTAGGTCGTCCGGACGTTAAAGGTCGTGAAGCAGTACTTCAAGTACATGCTCGTAATAAGCCACTTGATGAGTCAGTGGACTTGAAAGCGATTGCTCAACGTACACCAGGATTCTCTGGAGCGGACTTAGAAAACTTATTGAACGAAGCAGCTTTAGTAGCAGCTAGACGAGATAAGAAGAAAGTTGATATGCGAGATATCGATGAAGCTACAGACCGAGTTATTGCAGGTCCGGCTAAATCAGGAAAAGTTATCTCTGAAAAAGAACGAAACATTGTTGCATTCCATGAAGCAGGACATGTGGTTGTTGGATTAACTTTAGACGATGCTGAAATCGTACATAAGGTGACAATTGTTCCTCGTGGTCAAGCTGGTGGTTACGCAGTAATGCTTCCTAAAGAAGATCGTTATTTCATGACAAAACCAGAATTACTAGATAAGATTTCTGGATTACTTGGTGGTCGTGTAGCGGAAGATATCATTTTCGGTGAAGTTTCTACCGGAGCTCATAATGACTTCCAACGTGCGACGGGCATTGCTAGAAAAATGGTTACAGAATATGGTATGAGTGACAAGCTTGGGCCAATGCAATTCGGTCAAGCACAAGGAGGCAATGTCTTCTTAGGTCGTGATTTTAACTCGGAACAAAACTATTCAGATGCAATTGCTTATGAGATTGACCAAGAAATGCAAACAATGATTAAAGATCAATATGCTCGTACGAAACAAATATTAACGGAAAAACGTGATTTATTAACATTAATCGCAAAAACGTTATTAGAGGTAGAAACTTTAGATGCTGCTCAGATAAAACATTTAGAAGAGCATGGTACACTTCCTGAACGCTCCTATGAGGAGTTAGATCAACAAGCAGCTATTGAGCTTAAAAAAGAAGAAGTATCGGATGCAGTAGGTGCTCCTGCTGATCCATCTATTAGTGACTTGCCAAAAGAAGAGGATTCGCTAAGAGAAACAGAAAGCCCGGTTCAAGAAGAACGTAGAGATTAA